One window of Pyrus communis chromosome 12, drPyrComm1.1, whole genome shotgun sequence genomic DNA carries:
- the LOC137710386 gene encoding disease resistance protein RPM1-like yields MESAASLLIGKIAAILENEASSVAAVRDEVDELKLELISMKSFLIDAEGKELRTEGEKTWVTSVRDLTCDAENVIDEFLYHIYDQQSAAPFAKWLYKTIYFPKNLWFRHGIAKKLQKITKKIKAIPERNERYGVSTIEGTSSDSVPRWVKNKAESSLYIMEDELIGIEDKKQMLMGLLMNGEENEMVVSVVGMGGSGKTTLVANTFINENVKRHFDCYAWITVSQTYVIEDLFKNLIKQFHQGRKEEVNERLDSMSYKELLEMLSTYLKSKRYLVVLDDVWDIKLWQEIRIPLLNRHHGSRIMLTTRKKDIAFYSFEVESRSFEIEPLENNEAWELFSKKAFSTYENKSCPPELESLAWKLVAKCKGLPLAVVTLGGLMSSKRSSLEWRSVYNSLNEHLTNHPMLEPMSSILLLSFNNLPNRLKPCFLYCALFPEDYLIKRKRLIRLWIAEGFVEPSDEVTPEEVAEGYLAELIARSMLQVEIRNEAGRPKECKMHDLLRVLALSTSKKEKFGAAYVGRGIVDKAEIRRMSIQTTEREIDSCTGMSELRSFLVFGALKRLPSGFKLLRVLDLENAPIDRFPDELVFLFNLRYLNLKGTLIEELPESIGRLRNLQTLNIRDSKIKALPKAIYKLLNLRHLIMYRYTGDWEGFRYVNGTKAASDLSKLQKLQVLSCVESDGNIIKVIKNMTQLRRIGITNVKASDEMDLCGSLQKFKLLHYLFLMASDEEEFLRVNALHSPPPDLQTVILVGKLEQVPLWFGSLHNLTCIYLHWSRLEEDLLPHIQALPNLGRLMLYNAYVGERLCFSGGFIKLKSLTLSNFPLLNSIAIEKGAMPNLEVLFIKNCMELKTLPQGIEFLAKVERLMLAHVPVQLIESVKGGMDQLKVQHIPDIHLYYNIQNRWCYERLFGIHSHKRIKPQKHL; encoded by the exons ATGGAGTCAGCTGCATCATTATTGATTGGGAAAATTGCGGCCATTCTTGAGAACGAAGCATCTTCCGTAGCGGCAGTTCGAGATGAAGTTGATGAGCTTAAGCTGGAGCTCATAAGCATGAAATCTTTCTTAATAGATGCTGAAGGCAAGGAACTACGAACAGAAGGAGAGAAAACGTGGGTTACAAGCGTCAGAGATTTGACCTGCGATGCAGAAAATGTCATTGATGAGTTCCTGTATCACATATATGACCAGCAAAGTGCGGCTCCATTTGCAAAATGGCTCTACAAAACCATTTACTTTCCAAAGAATCTTTGGTTTAGGCATGGCATAGccaaaaaattacagaaaatcACAAAAAAGATCAAAGCCATTccagagagaaatgagagatatGGTGTCTCTACAATAGAAGGAACAAGTTCGGATAGTGTTCCCAGATGGGTGAAGAACAAAGCCGAGTCTTCTCTTTATATTATGGAAGACGAACTAATCGGGATTGAAGACAAGAAGCAAATGTTAATGGGATTGTTGATGAATGGCGAGGAAAATGAAATGGTTGTGTCTGTGGTCGGGATGGGAGGATCAGGCAAGACAACTCTTGTTGCCAATACCTTCATCAACGAAAATGTAAAGCGGCATTTTGACTGTTATGCATGGATCACTGTTTCTCAAACTTATGTGATCGAAGACTTATTCAAAAATCTGATCAAGCAATTCCAccaaggaagaaaggaagagGTGAATGAACGTTTGGATTCCATGAGTTACAAAGAATTGTTAGAGATGTTGTCGACATACTTGAAGTCTAAAAGGTACCTCGTTGTATTGGATGATGTGTGGGATATTAAACTTTGGCAAGAAATAAGGATACCACTTCTTAATAGACATCATGGAAGTCGAATCATGCTTACAACTCGAAAGAAAGACATAGCATTCTATTCTTTTGAAGTTGAAAGTCGTTCCTTTGAAATTGAACCTTTGGAAAACAATGAAGCTTGGGAGCTCTTTAGTAAGAAAGCATTCTCAACTTACGAAAATAAATCTTGTCCACCAGAGCTTGAATCATTAGCATGGAAACTTGTGGCAAAGTGTAAAGGCCTACCTCTGGCAGTGGTAACTTTAGGTGGTCTAATGTCTTCCAAGAGGTCATCATTGGAATGGAGAAGCGTATATAACAGCTTGAATGAGCACTTGACTAACCATCCTATGCTAGAACCAATGAGCAGCATCTTGTTGCTTAGTTTCAACAATTTGCCCAACCGGTTGAAGCCATGTTTCCTATATTGTGCCCTTTTCCCAGAAGATTATCtcatcaaaagaaaaaggttgaTCAGGTTGTGGATAGCTGAAGGGTTTGTTGAACCAAGTGATGAGGTCACACCAGAAGAAGTTGCAGAGGGCTATCTTGCGGAACTTATTGCTCGTAGCATGCTACAAGTTGAAATTAGGAATGAAGctggaagaccaaaagaatgtAAGATGCATGATCTTTTGCGTGTGCTTGCTTTGTCGACATCAAAAAAGGAAAAGTTTGGTGCTGCATATGTTGGTAGAGGAATAGTAGATAAAGCTGAAATCCGCCGAATGTCAATTCAAACAACTGAAAGAGAAATTGATTCTTGCACAGGTATGTCAGAGCTTCGCTCCTTTCTTGTCTTTGGCGCGTTAAAGAGATTACCTTCTGGATTCAAGTTGTTGAGAGTTCTAGATTTGGAGAATGCTCCAATTGATAGATTTCCAGATGAACTAGTGTTCTTGTTCAACTTAAGGTATTTAAATTTAAAGGGAACTTTAATTGAGGAGCTTCCAGAATCCATCGGACGGCTTCGCAACCTTCAAACCTTGAACATCCGTGACAGTAAGATAAAGGCACTTCCGAAAGCAATCTACAAGTTACTAAACCTACGTCATCTGATCATGTATCGTTACACTGGTGATTGGGAGGGCTTTAGATATGTCAATGGGACAAAAGCAGCATCTGATCTaagtaaattacaaaaactgCAAGTTTTGTCATGTGTTGAATCAGATGGAAACATTATTAAAGTCATCAAGAACATGACCCAACTTAGAAGGATCGGTATTACAAATGTGAAAGCAAGTGATGAGATGGACCTATGTGGCTCCCTTCAAAAGTTTAAGCTCCTCCACTATTTGTTTTTGATGGCAAGTGATGAAGAGGAGTTTCTTCGAGTTAATGCACTACATTCGCCTCCTCCAGACCTTCAAACGGTTATTTTGGTTGGAAAACTAGAACAGGTACCTCTTTGGTTTGGTTCACTCCATAACTTGACATGTATATATCTACATTGGTCTAGACTTGAAGAAGATTTGCTACCTCATATTCAAGCATTGCCGAATCTTGGAAGGCTTATGCTATATAATGCTTATGTTGGCGAACGTTTGTGTTTCTCCGGAGGCTTCATAAAGCTTAAGTCTTTGACGTTGAGCAACTTCCCCTTATTGAATAGTATAGCTATAGAGAAAGGGGCGATGCCAAATCTCGAGGTCTTATTCATAAAGAACTGCATGGAGTTAAAGACATTGCCGCAGGGCATTGAGTTCCTTGCTAAAGTAGAACGCTTGATGCTGGCGCATGTTCCAGTGCAACTTATAGAGTCCGTAAAAGGAGGCATGGATCAACTAAAGGTACAGCACATTCCTGATATCCACCTGTATTACAACATACAAAATAGGTGGTGTTATGAAAGATTGTTTGGTATTCACTCTCATAAAAG AATCAAGCCTCAGAAGCATTTGTGA